From one Solanum stenotomum isolate F172 chromosome 12, ASM1918654v1, whole genome shotgun sequence genomic stretch:
- the LOC125847148 gene encoding uncharacterized protein LOC125847148, with amino-acid sequence MVAPLNLKQEQSSTRPPRFNGQFYSWWKTRMHDYLMADDSELWDIVLDGPFIPTTEVKNGEITKIVPKTRKQYNEADRKKIEKSYKAKKLLVCGIGVEEYNRISTCESAKEIWDCLRTAHEGTEQVKESKVDMLTTQYENFTMKEGETIHEMHTKLSSKTNELRSLSEPISTSKQVRKVLRILPKSWASKVDAITEAKDLKVLAMDALIGNLKTYEMNRNQDISKKEAKKDKSLVLKITPGETLSEEGDMAYLTKIFQKIVRKYGRFRKEGNPRRTASASDICHKCGKAGHFIRDCPMLKAENKEYQRPRGEKDKRRDLVPDKNARKVATDYVVKKTLAALGDSSSESGESEYYDDASMLAVQDDANVFDGLFALMEKSNDEDYEDKVTLLDIKQNLNSYCVRRLRNLANVLIESVIELTTEKDCMNISLDILSEEKTVTTIHISLIEEHLTVLKVENLELKNQLSIMIENFGKRKGKATSLQAELEANLNTAETKLALALERNDQMERDLVSEGSRNQCWFMDSECSKHMTRNTKNFLSLKALQGGVVSFGDGKRRYILGVGRVEKSLESSIENVYYVSGLKYSLLSVSQICDKGNEVNFTSENCIVTSLSTRKVILTARRQKNMYVAAVETVHGDDQTSLSAQSANADLWHRRLGHVSSYLLNKLVSRDLVRGLPKLKFS; translated from the exons ATGGTTGCTCCATTGAACCTAAAACAAGAACAATCATCAACACGACCACCCCGCTTCAATGGCCAGTTCTATAGCTGGTGGAAAACAAGGATGCACGACTACTTAATGGCTGATGACAGTGAGCTATGGGACATAGTGTTGGATGGACCCTTCATCCCTACCACTGAAGTGAAGAATGGCGAAATAACCAAAATTGTTCCAAAGACTCGGAAACAGTACAACGAGGCAGACAGAAAGAAGATCGAGAAAAGCTACAAAGCTAAAAAGTTGCTAGTATGTGGTATTGGTGTTGAAGAGTACAATCGCATCTCTACGTGTGAGTCTGCAAAGGAAATCTGGGACTGTTTAAGGACTGCTCATGAGGGAACAGAGCAGGTGAAAGAATCAAAGGTGGACATGCTGACCACTCAATATGAAAACTTCACCATGAAGGAAGGAGAGACCATTCATGAAATGCATACTAAACTCTCTTCCAAAACCAATGAGCTACGAAGTCTGAGTGAGCCTATCAGCACTAGTAAGCAAGTTAGGAAGGTTCTTCGAATTCTTCCTAAGTCCTGGGCAAGCAAAGTAGATGCTATTACTGAAGCCAAGGATTTGAAGGTTTTGGCAATGGATGCTCTCATTGGAAACCTCAAGACCTATGAAATGAACAGAAATCAGGACATCTCAAAGAAGGAAGCCAAGAAAGATAAGTCCTTAGTTCTCAAAATCACACCAGGTGAAACTTTAAGTGAAGAGGGTGACATGGCCTATCTGACCAAGATATTTCAGAAAATTGTGAGAAAGTATGGAAGGTTTAGAAAAGAAGGGAATCCTCGTAGGACTGCATCTGCTAGTGACATTTGTCACAAGTGTGGAAAGGCAGGTCACTTCATAAGAGATTGCCCAATGCTTAAAGCAGAAAACAAAGAGTATCAAAGACCTAGAGGTGAAAAAGATAAGAGGAGGGACCTGGTACCTGACAAGAATGCAAGAAAAGTTGCAACTGACTATGTTGTGAAGAAAACTCTTGCTGCTTTAGGGGACTCCTCAAGTGAGTCAGGAGAGTCAGAATACTATGATGACGCATCAATGCTGGCAGTTCAAGATGATGCTAACGTGTTTGATGGGTTGTTCGCCCTCATGGAAAAATCAAATGACGAGGACTATGAAGATAAGGTAACTCTCCTCGACATTAAACAAAACTTGAACTCTTATTGTGTTAGAAGGTTGAGGAATCTAGCAAATGTTTTGATTGAGTCTGTAATAGAGTTAACCACTGAAAAGGACTGTATGAACATTAGTCTAGATATTCTTAGTGAAGAAAAGACAGTAACAACTATTCACATATCGCTCATTGAGGAACATTTGACAGTTCTAAAAGTTGAAAATCTAGAACTTAAAAATCAACTGAGCATAATGATTGAGAATTTTgggaaaagaaaagggaaggCCACTAGTTTGCAAGCAGAGCTAGAAGCAAATCTGAATACTGCTGAGACCAAACTTGCTCTAGCCTTGGAAAGAAATGATCAAATGgagagggacctg GTGAGTGAAGGAAGCAGAAATCAGTGCTGGTTCATGGACAGTGAATGCTCGAAGCACATGACTAGAAACACCAAAAACTTTCTTTCACTCAAAGCACTTCAAGGCGGAGTTGTCTCTTTTGGCGATGGAAAAAGAAGGTATATCCTTGGAGTTGGCAGGGTTGAAAAATCTCTTGAAAGCTCTATTGAAAATGTGTATTATGTGAGTGGGTTAAAGTACAGTCTTCTTAGTGTTTCTCAGATATGTGATAAGGGAAACGAAGTCAATTTCACATCAGAAAATTGCATCGTCACTAGTTTGTCTACCAGGAAAGTGATCTTAACGGCCAGAAGGCAGAAAAACATGTATGTGGCAGCAGTGGAAACAGTTCATGGAGACGATCAGACAAGCCTAAGTGCTCAAAGTGCAAATGCAGACTTATGGCATAGGAGACTAGGTCATGTGAGCTCGTATTTACTGAACAAACTGGTTTCTAGGGACCTGGTCCGTGGCTTGCCAAAATTGAAATTCAGCTAG